In a single window of the Campylobacter iguaniorum genome:
- a CDS encoding peroxiredoxin, with the protein MIVTNKAPELSGVAVLGNGQIEEKFDLYKNIGPKGAVVFFYPKDFTFVCPSEIIAFDHRYQEFKERGIEVIGVSCDNEYCHFAWRETDVKQGGIGRVQFPIVADLKKEWARGFDVLFDEAVALRGSFLLDSDGTVRHAVINDLPLGRNIDEMVRMVDTMLFTNEHGEVCPAGWNKGDKGMKPSTEGVANYLGENGSKL; encoded by the coding sequence ATGATCGTTACAAATAAAGCACCTGAGTTAAGCGGTGTAGCAGTTTTAGGCAATGGACAAATAGAGGAAAAATTTGATCTATACAAAAATATCGGACCAAAAGGTGCGGTAGTATTTTTCTATCCAAAAGATTTTACATTTGTTTGTCCAAGTGAGATTATCGCATTTGACCACAGATATCAAGAGTTCAAAGAAAGAGGCATCGAAGTAATCGGCGTAAGCTGCGACAACGAATATTGCCACTTTGCATGGAGAGAAACAGATGTTAAACAAGGCGGTATCGGCAGAGTTCAATTCCCAATAGTAGCTGACCTTAAAAAAGAGTGGGCAAGAGGATTTGACGTATTGTTTGATGAAGCAGTTGCTCTAAGAGGAAGCTTCTTGCTTGATAGCGATGGCACTGTAAGACATGCAGTTATAAACGACCTTCCACTTGGTAGAAATATCGATGAAATGGTAAGAATGGTAGATACTATGCTATTTACAAATGAGCATGGCGAAGTTTGCCCAGCTGGCTGGAACAAAGGTGATAAAGGCATGAAACCTTCAACTGAGGGCGTTGCAAACTACCTTGGCGAAAATGGTAGCAAACTATAA
- the serC gene encoding 3-phosphoserine/phosphohydroxythreonine transaminase, whose translation MNRVLNFSAGPSAIPLSVLERAKAEFTSYKGMGFSIMEISHRGKVFDALHNAAIEKIRKFYNVSDDYAVLFLQGGATLQFAQVPMNLYNGGVAQYVNTGVWTTKAIKEAKIQSINYEVVASSEETKFDRIPENIKFSDDADYAYICSNNTIYGTQYAKLPDTKCPLVVDSSSDLLSRELDFNTKNIGMFYGGAQKNAGPAGITLVIIRKDLAARVKDNVPTPLRYTTQIEANSLANTPPTFGIYMFDLVLDWINEQGGLKAIHELNKQKAKYLYDFIDNSSFYQAHAKVGSRSLMNVSYTTPNADLDALFVKEAEANNMIGLKGHRILGGLRASIYNAVTLDNVKTLVEFMKEFERKNG comes from the coding sequence ATGAATAGAGTTTTAAATTTTAGCGCAGGTCCAAGTGCGATTCCACTTAGCGTTTTAGAACGCGCAAAGGCTGAATTTACCAGCTACAAAGGCATGGGTTTTAGTATTATGGAGATCAGCCACAGAGGCAAGGTCTTTGACGCTCTTCACAACGCAGCAATAGAAAAAATCAGAAAATTTTATAATGTAAGCGATGATTATGCTGTTTTATTTTTGCAAGGTGGAGCAACGCTTCAGTTCGCACAAGTTCCTATGAATTTATATAATGGCGGAGTTGCTCAGTATGTAAATACTGGCGTTTGGACTACAAAAGCTATTAAAGAAGCCAAAATCCAAAGCATAAATTATGAAGTTGTCGCCTCAAGCGAAGAGACTAAATTTGATAGAATTCCAGAAAATATTAAATTTAGCGATGACGCAGATTATGCTTATATCTGTTCAAACAACACAATTTACGGCACCCAGTACGCAAAATTACCAGATACAAAATGCCCTTTAGTAGTAGATAGCAGCAGCGATTTGCTTAGCCGCGAACTTGACTTCAACACCAAAAATATCGGAATGTTTTATGGTGGAGCTCAAAAAAATGCAGGCCCAGCAGGAATCACTCTAGTCATCATCCGCAAAGATCTAGCCGCTAGAGTAAAAGACAACGTCCCTACCCCACTTCGCTACACTACTCAAATAGAAGCAAACTCACTTGCAAACACTCCTCCGACATTTGGAATTTATATGTTTGATTTAGTGCTTGACTGGATAAATGAGCAAGGCGGCTTAAAAGCAATCCACGAGCTAAACAAACAAAAAGCAAAATATCTTTATGATTTTATTGACAATTCAAGCTTCTATCAAGCTCACGCAAAGGTCGGCTCAAGATCTCTTATGAATGTCAGCTACACAACTCCAAATGCTGATTTAGACGCACTTTTTGTCAAAGAAGCTGAAGCAAATAATATGATTGGATTAAAAGGTCATAGGATTTTAGGTGGGCTTAGAGCGTCTATTTATAACGCCGTAACACTAGACAATGTAAAAACTTTAGTTGAGTTTATGAAAGAATTCGAAAGAAAAAACGGATAA